A single window of Streptomyces cathayae DNA harbors:
- a CDS encoding DUF6339 family protein — MITQPNHVPERLALLDTSAVDPFLTEELLRGEQVHGGIDLAKVVEPLPEDDARWWIEPIRSLVEDAMFEFREDRTRADAWLAPRLHATLRLTRREAADKRLWNHLALAVAPDYIVWRHLPEVTAKQPEPRVAAQRFSGPADRQCFSRLWWAAELFRNGPDYGPVEIACGNQDLIHTVLRMDLIDHRPTAQALVRLLKSGQVTTGREVNGLSTAINTAGATLIYDILAPDEPRDPAALRDWIAEAESAQPVERHGLPDGPDEDPAPEESVAALTGYFAELFETAPIRGRESGG; from the coding sequence GTGATCACCCAACCGAACCACGTGCCGGAACGCCTGGCTCTGCTCGACACCTCGGCTGTCGATCCGTTCCTCACCGAAGAACTCCTCAGGGGCGAACAGGTCCACGGCGGCATCGATCTGGCCAAGGTCGTCGAGCCGCTTCCCGAGGACGACGCCAGATGGTGGATCGAGCCGATCCGAAGCCTGGTGGAAGACGCCATGTTCGAGTTCCGGGAGGACCGCACCCGAGCGGACGCGTGGCTCGCGCCACGGCTCCATGCCACGCTGCGCCTGACACGACGGGAAGCGGCGGACAAGCGCCTGTGGAACCACCTCGCCCTGGCGGTGGCTCCCGATTACATCGTCTGGCGACACCTGCCGGAGGTGACGGCGAAGCAACCGGAACCGCGTGTCGCCGCACAGCGCTTCAGCGGCCCTGCGGACCGCCAGTGCTTTTCCCGTCTGTGGTGGGCGGCTGAACTCTTCCGGAACGGGCCGGACTACGGGCCGGTCGAGATCGCCTGCGGGAACCAGGACCTCATCCACACCGTTCTTCGGATGGACCTGATCGACCACCGGCCTACCGCCCAGGCTCTGGTTCGACTTCTGAAAAGCGGGCAGGTCACCACCGGGCGAGAGGTCAACGGTCTCAGCACCGCGATCAACACGGCCGGTGCGACCTTGATCTACGACATCCTCGCGCCGGATGAGCCCCGCGATCCCGCCGCTCTGCGGGACTGGATCGCGGAGGCCGAATCGGCGCAACCGGTCGAGCGGCACGGACTCCCGGACGGTCCTGACGAGGACCCCGCCCCGGAGGAGTCCGTGGCCGCGCTCACCGGCTACTTCGCGGAGCTGTTCGAGACGGCGCCGATCAGGGGCAGGGAGAGTGGCGGCTGA
- a CDS encoding DNA cytosine methyltransferase, with protein sequence MSGLTFVDVCSGAGGLALGLEQAGFDPRLLLDDDELAVSTLRANRPHWNVLHTDLMDFDPSEHPVSHDVDLLSAGLPRVKSSATVGRPDSDVEERLLTAAIYLVHAIRPRAVLIENVPGLANSDAYQHLRDFARAELAHLGYEFSWFVVNAVDFGVPQNRKQGVLIAIERPWAAAFRPPSPTVRQPATVGAVLGPSMASRGWRDAARWAAQADRPAPTLVGGSKNRGGADLGPTGAKNTWATVGVNGHTVGDEVPDVDFVWDPELGRDHMVKITAGQAALLQGFPETWEITGRKTSRYRQIGHATPPPVGRALGRAVAAALVRDPSVPPAG encoded by the coding sequence ATGAGTGGTCTGACCTTCGTGGACGTCTGTTCCGGGGCGGGCGGGCTCGCTCTCGGACTGGAGCAGGCCGGGTTCGATCCGCGTCTGCTGCTGGACGACGACGAGCTGGCCGTCAGCACGCTGCGAGCTAACCGGCCGCACTGGAACGTGCTTCACACCGATCTGATGGACTTCGATCCGTCCGAGCATCCCGTGAGCCACGACGTGGATCTCCTGTCGGCAGGCCTGCCACGAGTGAAGTCGAGCGCGACCGTCGGACGCCCCGATTCGGATGTGGAGGAGCGGCTGCTGACGGCCGCGATCTACCTCGTCCATGCGATCAGGCCCCGCGCGGTGCTCATCGAGAACGTTCCCGGGCTTGCGAACTCGGACGCCTACCAGCACCTCCGTGATTTCGCCCGAGCCGAACTGGCCCATCTGGGATACGAGTTCAGCTGGTTCGTCGTGAACGCGGTGGACTTCGGAGTTCCCCAGAACCGCAAGCAGGGCGTACTGATCGCCATCGAGCGACCGTGGGCCGCGGCGTTCCGGCCGCCGTCACCGACTGTGCGGCAGCCGGCGACGGTCGGTGCCGTCCTGGGGCCGTCCATGGCATCACGTGGTTGGCGGGACGCCGCTCGCTGGGCCGCACAGGCCGATCGACCGGCTCCGACCCTGGTCGGTGGCTCGAAGAACCGAGGCGGCGCGGACCTGGGGCCGACCGGTGCCAAGAACACCTGGGCGACCGTGGGTGTCAACGGTCACACCGTGGGCGACGAGGTTCCCGACGTGGACTTCGTCTGGGATCCCGAACTCGGCAGGGACCACATGGTGAAGATCACGGCTGGACAGGCGGCACTGTTGCAAGGGTTTCCCGAGACATGGGAGATCACCGGGCGCAAGACCTCCCGCTACCGCCAGATAGGCCACGCGACGCCTCCTCCCGTGGGGAGGGCTCTGGGGCGGGCTGTGGCCGCGGCGCTCGTTCGGGATCCATCAGTCCCCCCGGCCGGCTAG
- a CDS encoding very short patch repair endonuclease: MTPSSPGVSARMSRQASKDTGVELAVRRLLHAAGLRYRVEYPVPGMPRRRLDVAFPRAKVAVLIDGCFWHGCPLHATQPKANAEWWRSKLDRNMARDRETTDHLAAQGWTVLRFWEHEAPEEVAARVAAAVTRANEGEKKG; encoded by the coding sequence ATGACGCCCTCCTCTCCCGGCGTCTCGGCCCGTATGAGCAGGCAAGCGAGCAAGGACACGGGGGTCGAGCTGGCCGTACGAAGGCTGCTGCACGCGGCCGGCCTGCGTTATCGCGTGGAGTATCCGGTGCCCGGCATGCCTCGTCGCCGGCTCGACGTGGCTTTCCCCCGAGCGAAGGTGGCCGTCCTGATCGACGGGTGCTTCTGGCACGGGTGCCCCCTACACGCCACGCAGCCGAAGGCCAACGCGGAGTGGTGGCGGAGCAAGCTGGACCGGAACATGGCCCGCGACCGGGAGACGACCGACCACCTGGCCGCGCAGGGGTGGACGGTGCTGCGCTTCTGGGAACACGAGGCTCCCGAGGAAGTGGCTGCCCGGGTGGCGGCCGCTGTGACGAGAGCGAACGAGGGGGAGAAAAAGGGATGA
- a CDS encoding DNA cytosine methyltransferase: MTSTASHKHILDQPFVLDLFAGPGGLDVAGHSLDIPSLGIEWDKSACLTRYAAGLDTLHADVSAVRRDAFESLPPEINVLAGGPPCQTYSVAGHGAGRQALERVRGYIERLMAGDSAQEIDEDLKNLTDPRTALVLEPLRYAIQATRSPNRENRPYDVIVLEQVPAVAPLWEHYAKVLEETGLPDGTRYKAVVGVLATETYGVPQTRSRAVLIARREGLGEPSLPTPTHRAYQAKEWNRRNGAGKSVQATDQTRQPTLYEEIDASKSDADLRPWRSMRDALAKPVGSHPGRSAPFLVRSNYGSSGHPGRRGVRTDQQPATTVTGRISRFVVFEHLEDDENIVHEGPRFSMNEAGMLQSFPPDYPWRGTAQAQQVGNAVPPLFGAHLLSSALGLPQPDPESLRKPWQPATEEQRAKLRDNGCGDADACTDRCPQSKDQVPPPSSVRPRKGKKTAAK, from the coding sequence ATGACCAGCACGGCGTCCCACAAGCACATCCTCGACCAGCCCTTCGTCCTCGACCTCTTCGCAGGTCCCGGAGGGCTGGACGTCGCCGGTCACTCGCTCGACATCCCGAGTCTCGGCATCGAGTGGGACAAGAGCGCCTGCCTGACCCGGTACGCAGCCGGGCTGGACACCCTCCACGCCGACGTGAGCGCGGTACGCAGGGACGCCTTCGAGTCGCTGCCGCCGGAGATCAACGTGCTCGCCGGCGGTCCTCCGTGCCAGACGTACTCGGTGGCCGGGCACGGCGCCGGGCGCCAGGCTCTGGAGCGGGTCAGGGGGTACATCGAGCGGCTGATGGCGGGCGACTCCGCCCAGGAGATCGACGAGGACCTGAAGAACCTCACCGATCCACGCACCGCGTTGGTCCTCGAACCTCTCCGCTACGCGATCCAGGCCACCCGGAGCCCGAACCGGGAGAACCGCCCCTACGACGTGATCGTCCTGGAGCAGGTCCCCGCGGTGGCCCCGCTCTGGGAGCACTACGCCAAGGTCCTGGAGGAGACGGGGCTCCCCGACGGGACCCGGTACAAAGCGGTTGTCGGCGTCCTCGCCACCGAGACCTACGGGGTGCCGCAGACACGATCCCGCGCGGTGCTGATCGCTCGGCGTGAAGGGCTCGGCGAGCCCTCGCTTCCCACCCCGACCCACCGGGCCTACCAGGCCAAGGAATGGAATCGGAGGAACGGCGCCGGTAAATCCGTCCAGGCCACGGACCAGACCCGTCAGCCGACTCTCTACGAGGAAATCGACGCGTCGAAGAGCGACGCGGACCTACGGCCCTGGAGGTCGATGCGTGATGCCCTCGCAAAGCCGGTGGGCTCACATCCGGGGCGCTCCGCTCCCTTCCTGGTCCGCTCGAACTACGGCAGTTCCGGGCACCCGGGGAGGCGTGGAGTGCGGACCGACCAGCAGCCCGCCACCACCGTCACAGGCCGCATCTCCCGTTTCGTCGTCTTCGAGCACCTCGAAGACGACGAGAACATCGTCCACGAGGGACCACGGTTCAGCATGAACGAGGCGGGGATGCTGCAGAGCTTCCCGCCGGACTATCCGTGGCGCGGTACGGCGCAGGCCCAGCAGGTGGGCAACGCCGTACCGCCCCTGTTCGGTGCACACCTGCTGAGCTCCGCGCTCGGCCTTCCTCAGCCGGACCCGGAGAGCCTGCGTAAGCCGTGGCAGCCGGCCACCGAGGAACAGCGGGCCAAGCTGCGCGACAACGGCTGCGGGGACGCCGACGCCTGCACCGACAGGTGCCCACAGTCCAAGGACCAGGTGCCGCCCCCCTCATCCGTGCGCCCGCGCAAGGGCAAGAAGACAGCGGCGAAGTAG
- a CDS encoding helix-turn-helix transcriptional regulator produces the protein METGEEFGPWLSRQLRLAGRTQAELAEELQLTRAAVSAWITGRSTPRPTVMADIAKALGTDLGTVHTRTTDTQAGLPVTWYHRPGYPDGGRDLGNAAAFAFDADAQVLARETCQNSLDERLTENGRPVRVRYTLHELTGEKLEAFREAILWNDLFPHYSAVSESAGGQKVGRVVDAGVRDMYEKGRLVLLRVDDYNASGLTGDDYADGKFAAVVRRQLESLKSGHSAGGSYGLGKATLWATSALGLVLINSTLSVPHEGRTERRVIGRLELPWREVDGETYAGPAWFGRPDPDSPGVMVARSWWADEKTVENLYLTRENDEPGTSFLIVGAHDVGGLAENSSDADDGSADDERDDEDTRDIIRMHKRLVEALGRDFWAAMTGGGSRLPLLEVYVRAFRNGKEVVEEQQIDPSVEQPSRTRALKAHYEGTTVDRLTEAGQVAARSIPLKLPFSGGTRGTLGTHQAVLLVTESEKDADGAKNSLHSLRGNRMTVKRATVQRLPIGTNPFQAVLLVGEAAGETAPFAKEAEEFLRAAEPPEHDRWGQTEELTLRWSPSAYRRINALTTEANNAVRELVARPKRSSREGGEALRKALTVKKKTKAKVPTGPVVPALDALDATVGDGGEWQITAEVTIPRGDEIAPMVPVAQLDVRSGGRPKLGWAELVGVEGCEVEDGILRFTPGARRAKFRGTTDVTSHPVRTTLTRLVLELRAGKGE, from the coding sequence GTGGAGACAGGTGAGGAGTTCGGGCCCTGGCTGTCCCGGCAGCTCAGACTCGCGGGCAGGACACAGGCCGAACTGGCCGAGGAACTACAGCTGACACGGGCAGCCGTCTCCGCGTGGATCACCGGCAGGTCGACCCCGCGCCCCACGGTCATGGCCGACATCGCCAAGGCGCTGGGCACGGACCTCGGCACGGTGCACACCCGTACCACCGACACCCAGGCCGGCCTCCCGGTCACCTGGTACCACCGCCCCGGCTACCCCGACGGCGGCCGTGACCTGGGCAATGCTGCCGCTTTCGCCTTCGACGCCGACGCGCAGGTGCTCGCGCGGGAGACCTGCCAGAACAGCCTCGACGAGCGGCTCACAGAGAACGGACGACCGGTCAGGGTCCGCTACACCCTGCACGAGCTGACCGGGGAGAAGCTCGAGGCCTTCCGCGAGGCGATCCTGTGGAACGATCTGTTCCCTCATTACTCCGCGGTCTCCGAGAGCGCGGGCGGCCAGAAGGTCGGCCGGGTCGTGGACGCTGGGGTGCGCGACATGTATGAGAAGGGCCGCCTGGTCCTGCTGCGTGTCGACGACTACAACGCTTCCGGGCTCACCGGCGACGACTACGCGGACGGCAAGTTCGCCGCCGTCGTCAGACGCCAACTGGAGAGCCTCAAGTCCGGGCACAGCGCGGGCGGTTCGTACGGCCTGGGCAAGGCGACGCTGTGGGCCACCAGCGCACTCGGCCTCGTGCTCATCAACTCCACTCTGTCCGTGCCGCACGAGGGACGCACCGAGCGACGTGTCATCGGCCGTCTCGAACTGCCCTGGCGTGAGGTCGACGGCGAGACGTACGCGGGCCCCGCCTGGTTCGGGCGCCCCGATCCCGATTCGCCCGGAGTCATGGTCGCCCGTTCCTGGTGGGCAGACGAGAAGACCGTGGAAAACCTTTACCTGACCCGGGAGAACGACGAACCCGGTACGTCCTTCCTCATCGTCGGCGCGCACGACGTGGGTGGCCTCGCGGAGAACTCGTCCGATGCCGACGACGGGTCCGCGGACGACGAGAGGGACGACGAGGACACGCGGGACATCATCAGGATGCACAAGCGACTGGTCGAGGCGTTGGGCCGTGACTTCTGGGCCGCGATGACCGGCGGGGGCAGCAGGCTGCCCCTCCTGGAGGTCTATGTCCGTGCCTTCCGGAACGGCAAGGAGGTCGTGGAGGAGCAGCAGATCGACCCGTCCGTCGAGCAGCCTTCCCGGACCCGAGCCCTGAAGGCGCACTACGAGGGCACCACGGTGGATCGCCTCACCGAGGCCGGACAGGTCGCGGCACGGAGTATCCCGCTGAAACTGCCGTTTTCCGGCGGCACCCGGGGGACGCTCGGTACGCACCAGGCGGTCCTGCTCGTCACCGAGTCCGAAAAGGACGCAGACGGCGCGAAGAACTCGCTGCACTCGCTCCGCGGCAACCGCATGACCGTCAAGAGGGCCACCGTCCAGAGGCTGCCGATCGGCACCAACCCCTTCCAGGCCGTTCTGCTGGTGGGCGAGGCGGCCGGGGAGACGGCGCCCTTCGCGAAGGAGGCCGAGGAGTTCCTGCGTGCGGCGGAACCGCCCGAGCACGACCGCTGGGGACAGACGGAGGAGCTGACCCTGCGCTGGTCGCCGTCCGCGTACCGGCGGATCAACGCACTGACCACCGAGGCCAACAACGCGGTGAGGGAACTTGTCGCACGACCGAAGCGGAGCAGTCGCGAAGGCGGTGAGGCCCTGCGCAAGGCGTTGACCGTGAAGAAGAAGACCAAAGCCAAGGTGCCCACCGGGCCGGTGGTCCCGGCGCTGGACGCACTCGACGCGACCGTCGGTGACGGCGGGGAGTGGCAGATCACCGCCGAAGTGACCATCCCGCGCGGCGACGAGATCGCCCCGATGGTGCCGGTGGCCCAACTGGACGTGCGTTCAGGAGGCCGCCCGAAGCTGGGCTGGGCAGAACTCGTGGGAGTCGAGGGCTGTGAAGTGGAGGACGGGATCCTGCGCTTCACCCCCGGCGCGCGACGCGCGAAGTTCCGAGGGACCACCGATGTCACCAGCCACCCGGTCAGGACCACGCTCACCCGCCTCGTCCTCGAACTCCGTGCCGGCAAGGGGGAGTGA
- a CDS encoding ATP-binding protein, translated as MPYEPGTVWQYEVPTTSSTHLPPDAGYGKALTNQGYGFEVAVADLIDNSIDAGADKIVVHFLRDAKRILTLLVIDNGKGMDDPGLDAAMTVGRRRDYGESALGLYGTGLKAASLSHAASLTVVSRTKRSRTAGRRLTAEGIEDGFRCDTVDPRYAQELVDRYDGVIEWHGTIVRWDQVRAFETVTAGQSDHYLSKAIARLETHLGLYLHRFLQNGLKLDIAVWDVSSGEGALGEEVDHIAVEALDPFGYKVPGKPRYPRTFTAPVEGLGDVELTAHIWPAKSKQAGFRQIGPLADRQGFYFYRNDRLVQAGGWNGLRNPEGHLALARVAVDLPPRENRVLSLDVKKENVTVTPAFTLGVEKAVDASGNTFHGYLGDAEAAYREGAKRTEVVRKPVTLPGKGMDPKIKRVVKEELPEKPGEEPISFTWVSLPGDKFFDLDRENNTVLLNKAFRSDFNDGRRGGSNDAPVTKTLLYLLLEDCFGLGRWERGRQDRVDYWNTILLAAAGAHRDRRDQATD; from the coding sequence ATGCCTTACGAGCCCGGCACCGTCTGGCAGTACGAGGTCCCCACGACCAGTAGCACCCACCTGCCACCCGATGCCGGCTACGGCAAGGCTCTGACCAATCAGGGGTACGGCTTCGAGGTCGCCGTGGCCGACCTGATCGACAACTCGATCGATGCCGGCGCCGACAAGATCGTCGTGCACTTCCTGCGGGACGCCAAGCGCATCCTTACCCTGCTGGTCATCGACAACGGCAAGGGCATGGACGATCCCGGCCTGGACGCCGCCATGACGGTGGGACGGCGCCGCGACTACGGCGAGAGCGCCCTCGGCCTGTACGGCACGGGCCTGAAGGCCGCCTCACTGTCCCACGCGGCATCCCTGACCGTGGTCAGCCGGACCAAGCGCAGCCGGACCGCAGGACGCCGTCTCACTGCCGAGGGCATCGAGGACGGCTTCCGCTGTGACACCGTCGACCCGCGCTACGCGCAGGAACTCGTGGACCGCTACGACGGCGTCATCGAGTGGCACGGCACGATCGTGCGCTGGGACCAGGTGCGGGCCTTCGAAACGGTGACCGCCGGCCAGAGCGACCACTACCTGTCCAAGGCGATCGCCCGCCTGGAAACGCACCTCGGGCTCTACCTGCACAGGTTCCTCCAGAACGGCCTCAAGCTCGACATCGCCGTGTGGGACGTCAGCAGTGGCGAAGGGGCACTCGGCGAGGAAGTCGACCACATCGCCGTCGAGGCGCTGGACCCCTTCGGTTACAAGGTCCCGGGCAAGCCGCGCTACCCCCGTACGTTCACGGCCCCCGTGGAGGGCCTGGGGGACGTCGAACTGACCGCGCACATCTGGCCCGCCAAGTCGAAGCAGGCCGGGTTCCGGCAGATCGGCCCCCTCGCCGACCGTCAGGGCTTCTACTTCTACCGCAACGACCGCCTTGTCCAGGCCGGCGGCTGGAACGGTCTTCGCAACCCTGAGGGACACCTCGCTCTCGCTCGCGTGGCCGTCGACCTCCCACCCCGCGAGAACAGGGTCCTGAGCCTCGACGTGAAGAAGGAGAACGTCACCGTCACGCCCGCCTTCACGCTCGGCGTCGAGAAAGCCGTGGACGCCTCCGGAAACACCTTTCACGGGTACCTCGGCGACGCCGAGGCCGCCTACCGGGAGGGCGCGAAGCGCACGGAGGTCGTCCGCAAGCCCGTGACGCTCCCGGGTAAGGGGATGGACCCGAAGATCAAGCGGGTCGTCAAGGAGGAGCTGCCCGAGAAGCCGGGGGAAGAGCCCATCTCGTTCACCTGGGTCTCGCTTCCCGGTGACAAGTTCTTCGACCTCGACCGCGAGAACAACACCGTCCTCCTCAACAAGGCCTTCCGCAGCGACTTCAACGACGGCCGTCGCGGCGGAAGCAACGACGCCCCCGTCACGAAGACCTTGCTGTACCTGCTGCTCGAGGACTGCTTCGGTCTCGGACGCTGGGAGCGTGGCCGCCAGGACCGAGTGGACTACTGGAACACCATCCTCCTGGCAGCGGCAGGTGCGCACCGCGACCGCCGTGACCAGGCGACCGACTGA
- a CDS encoding Z1 domain-containing protein produces MTDTSSGVLLDIHTSALAGMGSMPRHFERWAALAADESHPDADLGEELFRSLLIGGDDALAALWGRHLTAWDFAENPQWGAGSPARTDERRAVVYERLRFGSELCKLLDEAVPVAKVPGATVITREFTPWYTPERAAARSFYWTAYERKLRDKGWSEAAIASLDQASLAVVERLADPEQPAARQAKGLVVGYVQSGKTANFTGVAAKAIDAGYRLVIVLGGTLNLLRAQTQRRLDMELIGQENILRGADVTDVDSLVGVDYVGDDEDWSEFVRHGGRPSTLGAFDIERLTTRDNDYKSLAQGIRALEFEKRVPTRPLHDSANLHHTAARILVVKKNKAVLTKLVKDLKQIHGILGELPTLIIDDESDQASVNTSNPKKWEEGRIERTAINGLISKLLGLLPRAQYVGYTATPFANVFIDPGDEENIFPQDFLISLPRPSGYMGVQDFHDLDGVDDGETEGGAEKKHVRGIYDSAGDRLQEALDAFVLTGALKLYRADHGTPDGPFRHHTMLVHESVRMAEHTALALRINTMWHNASYTGSQGHARLASLFEKDFRTHAASSLPTPTTYADLKPYVFEARRLINKGGTPVIVVNGASERDYSQPDLDFDRTPNVWKILVGGTKLSRGFTVEGLTITYYRRTTQQADTLMQMGRWFGFRPGYRDLVRLYIGREETLGRGRNARTVDLYEAFEAICRDEELFRTELARYAPMVNGRPQVTPAQIPPLVAQHLPWVKPSARNKMFNAQLVEVRSPGVWEEPTAYPEDPHALRHNTECWEPVFEALSDTSVSLGVDGGPQYEARVGTMSHQDLLTVLCDLRWSVPGQFSPHLEFLLDAGREDGTIDDWVVIAPTQTSARRNEARILGHGPFSLARRKRRRGPLFGAIRDPKHVAAVTRLAGASHLAGNAAVEELVRPRRGALVLYPVVESEPRILSDGSVDPRDLVMAFAFVAPPSTARGDRALVRFRAIDSTRAEAAIIDRDDTSA; encoded by the coding sequence ATGACCGACACTTCCTCCGGTGTGCTCCTCGACATCCACACCTCCGCGCTGGCGGGGATGGGCAGCATGCCACGTCACTTCGAGCGCTGGGCAGCGCTCGCCGCGGACGAGTCTCACCCGGACGCGGACCTGGGCGAGGAGTTGTTCCGCTCCCTTCTCATCGGTGGTGACGACGCACTGGCCGCTCTGTGGGGCCGCCACCTGACCGCCTGGGACTTCGCGGAGAACCCGCAGTGGGGCGCGGGCTCCCCGGCGCGCACCGACGAACGGCGAGCGGTGGTCTACGAACGGCTCCGGTTCGGAAGTGAGCTGTGCAAGCTCCTGGACGAGGCCGTACCCGTGGCGAAGGTGCCCGGCGCAACGGTGATCACCCGGGAATTCACCCCGTGGTACACCCCTGAACGCGCGGCGGCCAGGTCCTTCTACTGGACGGCGTACGAGCGGAAGCTCCGCGACAAGGGCTGGTCCGAGGCCGCCATCGCCAGTCTCGACCAGGCGAGCCTGGCAGTCGTCGAGCGCCTCGCCGACCCCGAACAGCCGGCGGCCCGCCAGGCGAAGGGCCTGGTCGTCGGCTACGTCCAGTCCGGCAAGACGGCGAACTTCACCGGCGTGGCCGCCAAGGCCATCGATGCCGGATACCGTCTCGTCATCGTCCTGGGGGGCACCCTCAACCTGCTGCGCGCCCAGACCCAGAGGCGCCTAGACATGGAGCTGATCGGCCAGGAGAACATCCTGCGGGGCGCGGATGTCACAGATGTGGACTCCCTGGTCGGCGTGGACTACGTGGGTGACGACGAGGACTGGTCGGAGTTCGTCCGGCACGGCGGCCGTCCCTCCACGCTCGGTGCGTTCGACATCGAGCGCCTGACCACACGCGACAACGACTACAAGAGCCTGGCCCAGGGCATCCGGGCCCTGGAGTTCGAGAAGCGTGTCCCCACCCGGCCACTGCATGACTCGGCGAACCTTCACCACACCGCAGCGCGGATCCTCGTGGTGAAGAAGAACAAGGCCGTCCTCACGAAGCTCGTCAAGGACCTCAAGCAGATCCACGGGATCCTGGGGGAGCTGCCGACCCTCATCATCGACGACGAGTCCGACCAGGCCTCCGTGAACACCTCGAACCCGAAGAAGTGGGAGGAGGGAAGAATCGAGCGGACGGCCATCAACGGCTTGATCTCCAAGCTTCTGGGTCTGCTGCCGCGAGCCCAGTACGTGGGCTACACCGCGACCCCCTTTGCCAACGTCTTCATCGACCCCGGTGACGAGGAGAACATCTTCCCGCAGGACTTCCTGATCTCCCTCCCTCGCCCCAGCGGCTACATGGGCGTCCAGGACTTCCACGACCTCGACGGCGTCGACGACGGCGAAACCGAGGGCGGGGCCGAGAAGAAGCACGTCCGAGGCATCTACGACTCCGCAGGAGACCGCCTCCAGGAAGCTCTGGACGCCTTCGTCCTCACAGGTGCTCTCAAGCTCTACCGCGCCGACCACGGGACCCCCGACGGTCCGTTCCGTCACCACACGATGCTCGTGCACGAATCGGTCCGCATGGCCGAACACACCGCGCTCGCCCTGCGCATCAACACCATGTGGCACAACGCCTCGTACACGGGCTCTCAGGGGCACGCACGTCTGGCGTCACTCTTCGAGAAGGACTTCCGGACCCACGCGGCCAGTTCCTTGCCCACCCCCACGACGTACGCAGATCTGAAGCCGTACGTCTTCGAGGCCCGCCGTCTCATCAACAAGGGCGGCACACCGGTGATCGTCGTCAACGGCGCCAGCGAACGTGACTACTCCCAGCCCGACCTGGACTTCGATCGCACCCCGAACGTCTGGAAGATCCTGGTCGGTGGCACGAAGCTGTCCCGCGGCTTCACGGTCGAGGGCCTGACGATCACGTATTACCGCCGCACGACGCAGCAGGCCGACACCCTGATGCAGATGGGTCGCTGGTTCGGCTTCCGGCCCGGGTACCGCGACCTCGTCCGTCTCTACATCGGCCGGGAGGAGACTCTCGGCCGTGGCCGCAACGCCAGGACGGTCGACCTGTACGAGGCCTTCGAGGCGATCTGCCGCGACGAGGAACTCTTCCGCACCGAACTGGCCCGCTACGCCCCTATGGTGAACGGCCGCCCCCAGGTCACCCCCGCCCAGATACCCCCGCTGGTGGCTCAGCATCTGCCGTGGGTGAAGCCGTCGGCGCGGAACAAGATGTTCAACGCGCAGCTGGTGGAGGTACGGTCGCCGGGAGTCTGGGAGGAGCCCACGGCCTACCCCGAGGACCCCCACGCCCTGCGCCACAACACGGAGTGCTGGGAGCCGGTCTTCGAAGCCCTGTCGGACACCTCCGTCTCGCTCGGCGTGGACGGCGGTCCGCAGTACGAGGCACGGGTGGGCACGATGTCGCATCAAGACCTGCTCACGGTGCTGTGCGACCTGCGCTGGTCCGTCCCGGGGCAGTTCTCGCCCCACCTGGAGTTCCTGCTGGACGCCGGGCGGGAAGACGGCACGATCGACGACTGGGTCGTGATCGCTCCGACACAGACGTCCGCCCGCCGGAACGAGGCACGCATTCTGGGACACGGCCCCTTCTCCCTCGCCCGCCGTAAGCGCCGCCGCGGCCCGCTGTTCGGCGCGATCCGTGATCCGAAGCACGTCGCCGCGGTGACGCGCCTGGCAGGGGCCTCGCATCTGGCGGGAAACGCCGCTGTCGAGGAACTCGTCCGTCCCCGTCGGGGTGCGCTGGTGCTCTATCCCGTGGTGGAATCCGAGCCCCGGATCCTGTCCGACGGTTCGGTGGATCCGCGCGACCTGGTCATGGCCTTCGCCTTCGTCGCACCGCCGTCGACGGCGCGGGGTGACCGTGCCTTGGTGCGGTTCCGTGCGATCGACTCGACCAGGGCGGAAGCTGCGATCATCGACCGTGACGACACGAGTGCGTGA